In Epinephelus moara isolate mb chromosome 20, YSFRI_EMoa_1.0, whole genome shotgun sequence, the genomic stretch gcttggtgtgtccgTACCCTTAAAAGGTAACTACTGTGTTCTGTTTTTCTCATTCTCCAGAAAACAGAGGCCTGGGAGGCTGACAAGACTGTTGCAGACATGGAGGAGTACAGCTGGGAGGACAGCCCATCCCAAAAGAACATCTTGAATATGCTAGTACGCATGAAAGTGGCCGGGGAAGGAGAGGGCGAGGAGGTGCGAGAGCAGCTGCTGGGAAGACAAGAGGTTCAGGAGTATAAGGACTGTGTCATGAGGTTGAAGAATGAAGGAGAGAGCGAGAGCACCATGCTGCAGTACAAAGAAGCTGTCAAGAAAGTACTCAACTTGTAATGCAActtaatgtacaaatgtatttacatgaaGACGACGACCAAGAGCAGCAGGGACCTCTAACAGGGTCCATAAAAGCATCTTTAAATACGTGTGGCCTCATTTTGGACTCCATCTACGTTCCAGTAACACGAGATTTCTGTAGATTACTGTTCAATATACATGAGGATATTACAGCCTCAAGGGTCTCAactaatgtatttattttccaaAACATAAAGAGGTGTATGATGCAGTctttaatacaaaaataaaagtatgctGTTAAATGTTCTGTCtttgaagttgtgtgaagttcgTGTGCATGACGGTGAAAGCTTTTATATAATGAAAGCCCCATTCAGTCAGCTTCAGCTCCCATCCCACTATCGTCACTGTCAGGTCGAGGAGTGGCGCCCCCAGTGAAAGGATGCTTTCAGCAGCAAGTCGATGAAACGTACCTCACCCTTCTTACGGAGTTTTGGTCTGTGGTCCGTGCACTTTTAGGTCAGAGGAAACCCAATGCACTGAGGAGACGTGCTGGACTGATGGAGGGTTAAACACTGAAGGCCACAGGGCAAAAACCCAGTCCATCATCGCACAATCTGTTGTTGTTGACAATCTGAGCAACCGTTCAACTGTAGCAATCTTTTTCTCTTGGAAGCACCCATCAAGTCCCACTTAAGACCTGCGTAGACAGCTGGCCAAAGTCCTTGAGGTTTGGCATCTACGTAAATTTAAACTCATTGCATGTCAAAATGTAGGTCAGCCACATGGACATCATCTCGTCTTTCTTGGGGGAAATCGCTGCGGTAAAATGCATTTGGCCGAGTTCAGCTCTTCTTTTGAAAGTCACTGCGTCACAAGTGAAATCATGGCAACTACATATTCAGTAATCTCAAAGCCACAAAATACCTTTGCCTGTTCatttaaaagggacagttcacccccaaatcaaaaatacatattcttcctctcacctgtagtgctatttgtcagtctagatttttttggtgtgagttgccaagtgtgggagatatcggccgtacagatttctgccttctctcaaatacgatgggactagatggcactcaagCTTGTTTCGGCGGATGTTGGGCCGTTTTCAggccagctgcgagcgtttagacatgcagagccggattggtgcccaattttccgcctcgtagggcaGACATATTAgcagaacctttttggtttaaaaagaacgaggtgcccttccgccacgggaggggctgttgatgatgTCGTacatgcgacccactggtggtggactaacaggaaacagctgatagcaggaatgagcagctagtaggaAGAGGGAAAggcaaacctgaaagacactgtaaagatgagcaactggggagacaaggaattgcgcgccctccttgccctcgcaaacgaagaggccattaaccggcAAATGACGGTGAAGGACAGGCCAACttgagagaatcaccgaaggactgaccagccgcagcttccctcggagtacgtcactgtttacgtcacagccacagctacacgttttgttacttgctcacgccccccattgccccgaaaaaggcacattctgtatgaacaacagtaggcaggcggcattttgctgcactccccgattttgtttttatactgccaatgctgaacgaagactgattgggctttcctgcaaatttgcacaattcctttttaaaaagggctcatatcaccatgcagaagggaGCATGCGTCTACTGCTcatctagctaacgttacagctcaacCAAGGGGAAcaccattaatatttacatcgcGCGCTGAcacgagcacaagcctctgGTCCATGAGTTGATGCACGCTTGGTTCTAagtcagtagaaagaaaaaagttgctaaatgaaactgctcacaacaagatctgtggattatcttgtgtaaccgggtcatgatttctagaaagagacattactgttgagttttttaaaagtaattttgtgGTCATGGAGAGCCGTCTACTTCCATTACATTCaagagaaggtagacatctctatggccgatatctcccacaccaaaacaatcaagactGGTAAActgcactacaggtaagaggaaaaatatgtgtttatgttttcgggtgaactgtccctttaaactcaTTGTATATCAACATTTTGGTCAGCTAAATAGACATCATGTTGTCTTTCTTCAGATAAATTGCAGTGCCCAAATGCATGAGCCTAATTTGGCTCTTCTGTTGAGTCATTGCGTCACAAGTGAAACCAAAATCACGGTAACTACATGTTTGGTGATCTTATCTAAGCCACAAAATACCTTTGCTTgttcattttcaatgtacagAATTGTAACCTCAATGCAGCAGTTGACAATAACCACATTTTCATCTCTATTTCCTCAAAGTAAAGCCATAGCAGTGTCCTTGCTATTAAAATAATTCagtattattttacaaaaatatgacTAGAAATGTATGTCAGATGTCTGTCTTCATCCTGGATTCCCTCATTAAAAACTTTGCtgtaaacaaaaaagaaaagtcagttccagcctctttttttcttGACCCTACTTTCAGGTGTTTTCTCTGACCAGCACATATTTAATCAGACGCATGGAGCCTCTTTTCCCTCTCCACGATGTTCTGTATCGTCccatcctcttcctctgacCCCTCCAGCTCACCACCAGCAGAATAGAGCAACAGCAGCTCAGCAGCACTGTGATACAAATGGCCACTGCAACCAGCAAAGTGTGAGCAGCTACGTGCCACCCAGGTCCCAAACTCCCAAGGGTGTCTTCCCCGCTGACACCCTGGCCTGCCTCACTGCCTGCAGTGTGGTTCCTCCCCAGGCTGCCCTTGGTGTCATTGGGATATTGCTGGCTGCTCTGTATGCTGCCTTTAAAGGCTGTTGAAATTGGAGGGCTGGTGGCCAGCTGAGAGGTGCTGGTGGTGTGATGATGGGTGGGAGATGTGGGGGGCTGTGCAGTTGTGGTAGAGAAGACAGGAGTCATCTGGGGATTGTAAGCACTGAGGGTGGCTGCTGCGGTGGATGAAGGAGGCGTAGTAAAGCTGGGTGCAAAAGAAATAGTGGAGGTGGtcagggctgtttctgcttCACTCCCTGAAGCTTGTGGAGTCTCTGGAGTGGAGGATAAGTTATCTGTAGTAGTGGGAACTGTTGAAGGCTGACTGGTGCTCTGCAGCATAGTGGTACTGGTGCCAGTagtggttgtggtggtggtgagggGTTTAACTGTGGGTGCTGaagtcagaggcagagcagcaggtggaggtggatgAATGAACTGGCGTTTGTCTGAGGGCAGCGGCTCTGAGGCGTTGCCTCTGCTGTAGTAGTGGGGCAACACACGTACGTTGGAGGTGAAGTATTTTCCAAACACCAACAGGTCAGGATCCACACCTGGGAGACAAAGACATGGCTGTCACGACTCATCTATAGGCTTTTCGTTGTGTTTTACACGTTTTGCTGACAAACAACATAATTGcttaaaaatgtgtcttataggggcatcggtggcttggtagtggagcgggcgccccatgtgcagggctgttgccgcagcggcccaggttcgactccagtctgtggccctttgctgcatgttactccccctctctctccccccttcacgcttgtctgtcctatcaaataaatgctaaaaatgccccaaaaaatatctttaaaaaaaaagtgtcttatattgtaaataaatatatatatatatatatatatatatatatatatatatatatatatatttgtattatatgttgtatttgttgcatgttaaatgtgtttttttattggctgctacctcagccaggtctctcttgtgaaagagattttcaatctcagttcctggttaaataaaggttaaatgaaataagaataaaataaaagaattaaattactttattaaaatacattttacaatcaGGCTTCAGGAAAAAGCATAGTACCATCACAGCTGCAATGAAGGTGGTAAATGACATTTATGTTGCACTTGACAAGAAACAACATTGTGCATCTCTTTTCATTGATTTGTCGAAAGCGTTTGACACAGTTGACCACGATATTTTAGACTCTTGC encodes the following:
- the LOC126408210 gene encoding MANSC domain-containing protein 4-like, producing MNVTWGLLTVLSLVCHTESRCSPTSYYKNCWIRRFPGIFIDIEESQRRGAQLLKYYQEETALKCSRTCCLTRNFSCNLAIFHYDTTQENANCFHLHCPTLESCILSHRGNVVLYNVTKGVDPDLLVFGKYFTSNVRVLPHYYSRGNASEPLPSDKRQFIHPPPPAALPLTSAPTVKPLTTTTTTTGTSTTMLQSTSQPSTVPTTTDNLSSTPETPQASGSEAETALTTSTISFAPSFTTPPSSTAAATLSAYNPQMTPVFSTTTAQPPTSPTHHHTTSTSQLATSPPISTAFKGSIQSSQQYPNDTKGSLGRNHTAGSEAGQGVSGEDTLGSLGPGWHVAAHTLLVAVAICITVLLSCCCSILLVVSWRGQRKRMGRYRTSWRGKRGSMRLIKYVLVRENT